A genomic segment from Bradyrhizobium diazoefficiens USDA 110 encodes:
- a CDS encoding CreA family protein: MSSRFPGLSGIRLKGLALFLLALVVPVASAQAADEPDLIFRRSTVFKWVSPNDKLATYGLDDPEVEGVACHFTVPEKGGFKGWLGLAEEVSDISLACRQVGPIKFKDKMEQGDDMFRRRRSLFFKKMQIVRGCDAKRNVLVYMVYSDKLIEGSPKNSTSTVPIMPWGPADANVQKCGEFFTQ; this comes from the coding sequence ATGTCATCTCGTTTCCCCGGTCTTTCGGGCATCCGCTTGAAAGGCCTTGCTTTATTCCTCCTGGCTCTGGTCGTGCCGGTGGCTTCCGCCCAAGCTGCAGACGAGCCGGATCTGATCTTCCGCCGCTCGACCGTCTTCAAATGGGTCAGCCCGAATGACAAGCTCGCGACCTACGGCCTCGATGATCCCGAGGTGGAAGGTGTCGCCTGTCACTTCACCGTGCCGGAGAAGGGTGGTTTCAAGGGCTGGCTCGGCCTTGCCGAGGAGGTCTCGGACATCTCGCTCGCCTGCCGCCAGGTCGGGCCCATCAAGTTCAAGGACAAGATGGAACAAGGCGACGACATGTTCCGCAGGCGACGCTCGCTGTTCTTCAAGAAGATGCAGATCGTGCGCGGCTGCGACGCCAAGCGCAACGTGCTGGTCTACATGGTCTATTCGGACAAGCTGATCGAGGGATCGCCGAAGAACTCGACCTCGACCGTGCCGATCATGCCGTGGGGACCGGCGGACGCCAACGTCCAGAAGTGCGGCGAATTCTTCACTCAGTGA
- a CDS encoding DUF6719 family protein: protein MSLRRAACLSLLIAIALASTARAGTVGREQDIVDLKLGQRVLVDDGTCPAGQVKEVRGAKMTDKGIAQTSSCVPRHGPKSK from the coding sequence ATGTCACTCCGCCGCGCAGCCTGCCTCTCGCTCCTGATCGCCATCGCGCTTGCCTCGACGGCGCGCGCAGGCACCGTCGGGCGCGAGCAGGACATCGTGGATCTGAAACTTGGCCAACGCGTGCTGGTGGATGACGGAACCTGCCCGGCCGGACAGGTCAAGGAGGTCCGCGGCGCGAAGATGACCGACAAGGGGATCGCGCAAACGAGTTCCTGCGTGCCGCGGCACGGGCCGAAATCGAAATGA
- a CDS encoding PLP-dependent aminotransferase family protein produces the protein MQKISTNSPSPAKPPSPSKPELPLDLTGAHITAGASAAHRLYQALCEMIVSGLVKPGEPLPPSRTLAKQTGFRRNAVVTAYERLIADGFADATVGSGTFVAARIPARAAEPKKPKVIVEAPQQGAFSLGCTHIDERAVQRFRAFVGRRMRAFGSEHLHYGDPRGSRELRAAIADRLLSARGLRCDPDQIMLTSGTLHALRIVLSAILKAGDQVWCEDPGYPAARKTIAHCGYRAVPVPVDEHGMRIAKGRTAAPSARAAYVTPSHQFPLGVQMSMPRRLELLDWAKQAGAFVLEDDYDSEFRYDGAPLMSLAGIDHLQRVIYMGTFAKTLFPGLRIGYCALPERLIADVTAARTALDRFPGTLMEGAVADMLNSGAFAANLKRVRKLYREARDALAETLETRSDGVLSVPVPSQGLHLVARFDPSVDLSVAAEAKLAAGAEGWLLADTYSRTRPLPGFVLGFSGHAVPKLVASAERLARESRAALRVSRSARRA, from the coding sequence ATGCAAAAAATCTCGACCAATTCGCCCTCGCCCGCCAAGCCCCCTTCTCCGTCGAAGCCCGAACTGCCGCTCGACCTCACCGGGGCGCACATCACCGCCGGCGCATCGGCGGCGCACAGGCTCTACCAGGCGCTGTGCGAGATGATCGTCTCCGGCCTCGTCAAGCCCGGCGAGCCGCTGCCGCCGTCGCGCACATTGGCCAAGCAAACGGGCTTCCGACGCAACGCCGTCGTCACCGCCTATGAACGCCTGATCGCCGACGGCTTTGCCGATGCCACCGTCGGCTCCGGCACCTTCGTCGCCGCGCGGATTCCAGCGCGCGCCGCCGAGCCTAAGAAGCCGAAGGTGATCGTCGAAGCACCGCAGCAAGGCGCGTTCTCGCTCGGCTGCACCCATATCGACGAACGCGCCGTGCAGCGCTTCCGCGCCTTTGTCGGCCGGCGCATGCGCGCGTTCGGGTCCGAGCATCTTCACTATGGCGATCCCCGCGGCAGCCGCGAGCTGCGTGCGGCGATCGCCGATCGTCTATTGTCGGCGCGCGGCCTGCGCTGCGACCCCGACCAGATCATGCTGACGTCGGGCACGCTGCATGCCCTGCGCATCGTGCTGAGTGCGATCCTGAAGGCGGGCGACCAGGTCTGGTGCGAGGACCCAGGTTACCCCGCCGCGCGCAAGACCATCGCGCATTGCGGTTATCGCGCCGTGCCCGTCCCCGTCGACGAGCACGGGATGCGCATCGCCAAGGGCCGCACGGCGGCGCCGTCCGCGCGCGCGGCCTATGTGACGCCGTCGCACCAGTTTCCGCTGGGCGTGCAGATGTCGATGCCGCGCCGGCTCGAACTGCTCGACTGGGCCAAGCAGGCCGGCGCCTTCGTGCTGGAGGACGATTACGACAGCGAGTTCCGCTATGACGGCGCGCCGCTGATGTCGCTTGCCGGCATCGATCATCTCCAGCGCGTGATCTACATGGGCACGTTCGCCAAGACGCTGTTTCCGGGCCTGCGCATCGGCTATTGCGCCCTGCCCGAGCGTCTGATCGCCGACGTGACGGCCGCGCGCACCGCGCTCGACCGCTTTCCCGGCACGCTGATGGAAGGCGCGGTGGCCGACATGCTCAACTCCGGCGCCTTTGCGGCGAACCTGAAGCGGGTGCGAAAGCTCTATCGCGAGGCTCGCGATGCGCTGGCCGAGACGCTGGAGACCAGATCCGATGGTGTGCTGTCCGTGCCGGTGCCGTCGCAGGGCCTGCATCTTGTCGCAAGGTTCGATCCGTCGGTCGATCTGTCGGTCGCGGCCGAGGCGAAGCTGGCCGCCGGCGCCGAAGGCTGGCTGTTGGCCGACACCTATTCACGCACACGCCCCCTGCCCGGCTTCGTGCTGGGATTTTCCGGGCATGCGGTTCCGAAGCTCGTGGCATCCGCGGAACGGCTCGCGCGGGAATCGCGTGCGGCGTTGCGCGTGAGCAGATCGGCCCGGCGCGCGTGA
- a CDS encoding pyridoxamine 5'-phosphate oxidase family protein: protein MSQTETSNSYPTSARNQVKRRHDRGFYDHDTVHRILDSSMLCHVSYVIDGQPYCTPTFFWREGTKLYWHGSSASRMLRNQTRGERVCLTVAHLDSLVLARCGFNHSADYRAVMAFGTAYLVTDPEEKERAVIAMVDRFFPDRTASLRASNTQEIKATSFIAMEIEEASAKIRAKGVADDDEDYALPIYAERIPVRTVLGAPEPCPRLLEGVTRPATLDGYSEGRLLEDALRDAYFVEYPNG from the coding sequence GTGAGCCAGACCGAGACTTCAAATTCCTATCCGACCTCAGCGCGCAACCAGGTGAAGCGTCGTCACGACCGCGGCTTCTACGATCACGACACGGTTCATCGCATCCTGGATTCCTCGATGCTCTGTCATGTGTCCTATGTCATCGACGGCCAGCCCTATTGCACGCCGACCTTCTTCTGGCGCGAGGGGACGAAGCTCTATTGGCACGGCTCGAGCGCCAGCCGCATGCTGCGCAACCAGACCAGGGGCGAGCGCGTCTGCCTCACGGTCGCCCATCTCGACAGCCTCGTGCTGGCGCGCTGCGGCTTCAACCACTCCGCCGACTATCGCGCGGTGATGGCGTTCGGCACCGCCTATCTCGTCACCGACCCCGAGGAGAAGGAGCGGGCGGTAATCGCCATGGTCGACCGATTTTTCCCGGACCGCACAGCGAGCCTGCGGGCGAGCAACACGCAGGAGATCAAGGCGACCTCCTTCATCGCCATGGAGATCGAGGAGGCCTCGGCAAAAATCCGCGCCAAGGGTGTTGCGGACGACGACGAGGACTATGCGTTGCCGATCTACGCCGAGCGCATTCCCGTGCGCACCGTGCTCGGCGCGCCGGAGCCGTGTCCGCGCCTGCTCGAGGGTGTGACGCGCCCCGCGACGCTCGATGGCTATTCGGAAGGCCGCCTGCTCGAAGATGCATTGCGGGATGCATATTTTGTGGAGTACCCGAACGGCTGA
- a CDS encoding ArgE/DapE family deacylase encodes MNAETQQRIVDAVDAGFEAQLATTRDFVAIPSTRGAEGPCQDMIGDLLRARGYEVDDWHINVDDLKDLRGFGPIEHDFSKARSVVGTYRPQTGGGKSLILQGHCDVVPAGPLELWDTPPFSPVIKDGKMFGRGACDMKSGTIGALYALDAIKAAGLKPTGRIHFQSVIEEESTGVGALSTLQRGYRADACFIPEPTGGKMVRSQVGVIWFRLRVKGHPTHVAFAGSGSNAIMAAYHLVHALQKLEIEWNERAKADRHFGTINHPINFNPGIIKGGDWASSVPAWCDVDCRIAILPGWSVADHQKEIMACVTAASRNHRFLANNPPEVEWSGFLSEGYELTDAAAPEAAFGKAFNKVYGGAVEDLVFTALTDTRFYGLNHGIPSLCFGASGGEMHGFNEYVDLESLKKTTKAMALFIAEWCGVEKA; translated from the coding sequence ATGAATGCCGAAACGCAGCAGAGGATTGTTGACGCCGTCGATGCCGGCTTCGAAGCCCAGCTTGCGACCACCCGTGATTTCGTTGCGATCCCCTCGACCCGCGGGGCCGAGGGGCCGTGCCAGGACATGATCGGCGACCTCCTGCGCGCGCGCGGCTACGAGGTCGACGACTGGCACATCAATGTCGACGATTTGAAGGATCTGCGCGGCTTCGGTCCGATCGAGCATGATTTTTCCAAGGCGCGCTCGGTGGTGGGCACCTACCGTCCGCAAACGGGCGGCGGCAAATCGCTGATCCTCCAGGGCCACTGCGACGTCGTGCCGGCGGGTCCGCTGGAGTTGTGGGACACACCACCGTTTTCGCCTGTCATCAAGGACGGCAAGATGTTCGGCCGCGGCGCCTGCGACATGAAGTCGGGCACGATCGGCGCGCTCTATGCACTCGATGCCATCAAGGCCGCCGGCCTCAAGCCGACGGGGCGGATCCACTTCCAGTCCGTCATCGAGGAGGAGAGCACCGGTGTCGGCGCGCTCTCGACGCTCCAGCGCGGCTATCGCGCGGACGCCTGCTTCATTCCGGAGCCGACCGGCGGCAAGATGGTGCGCTCGCAGGTCGGCGTGATCTGGTTTCGCCTGCGCGTGAAGGGCCATCCGACCCATGTCGCGTTCGCCGGCTCCGGCTCCAATGCGATCATGGCGGCCTATCATCTGGTCCATGCGCTGCAAAAGCTCGAGATCGAATGGAACGAGCGGGCCAAGGCCGATCGCCATTTTGGGACGATCAACCATCCCATTAACTTCAACCCCGGCATCATCAAGGGCGGCGACTGGGCCTCCAGCGTCCCGGCCTGGTGCGACGTCGATTGCCGCATCGCGATCCTGCCGGGCTGGTCGGTGGCCGATCACCAGAAGGAGATCATGGCCTGCGTCACTGCTGCCTCGCGCAACCACCGCTTCCTCGCCAACAACCCGCCGGAGGTCGAATGGTCGGGCTTTTTGTCGGAAGGCTATGAGCTGACCGACGCGGCAGCGCCCGAGGCGGCATTCGGCAAGGCCTTCAACAAGGTCTATGGCGGCGCAGTCGAGGACCTCGTCTTCACCGCGCTCACCGACACCCGCTTCTACGGCCTCAATCACGGTATCCCGAGCCTCTGCTTCGGCGCCAGCGGCGGCGAGATGCACGGCTTCAACGAATACGTTGATCTGGAGTCGCTGAAGAAGACGACCAAGGCCATGGCGCTGTTCATCGCGGAGTGGTGCGGGGTGGAGAAGGCGTAG
- a CDS encoding alpha/beta hydrolase → MRDWDDAYANSAHIPGSDKMPAQWAERAAAYRAGLKEFRADITYGAGERQRFDLVLPDGDSKGLVVFVHGGYWMRFDKSAWTDLAEGARHQGWTVALPSYTLTPAARVSDITAEITAAIATAASLVAGPIRLAGHSAGGHLVTRMLCDDSRLEPAVYNRIAGTLSISGLHDLRPLLKTKMNETLRMTMEEATLESAALHLPRGHSPVTAWVGGGERPEFIRQSDLLANVWTGFDVPTRLVVEPALNHFTVIDGLKDPSSQITARLIGLD, encoded by the coding sequence ATGCGCGATTGGGACGACGCTTACGCCAATTCGGCCCATATCCCGGGCTCGGACAAGATGCCGGCGCAGTGGGCGGAGCGGGCGGCGGCCTACCGCGCCGGGCTGAAGGAGTTTCGCGCCGACATCACCTATGGCGCCGGTGAACGCCAGCGCTTCGACCTGGTCCTGCCCGACGGCGACAGCAAGGGCCTCGTCGTCTTCGTCCATGGCGGCTACTGGATGCGCTTCGACAAGTCGGCGTGGACCGATCTTGCCGAAGGCGCGCGGCACCAGGGCTGGACCGTGGCGCTGCCGAGCTACACGCTGACGCCGGCTGCGCGCGTCTCCGACATCACCGCTGAGATCACCGCCGCGATTGCGACAGCGGCCTCGCTTGTCGCAGGTCCCATCCGCCTTGCCGGCCACTCGGCCGGCGGCCATCTCGTCACGCGCATGCTGTGCGATGACAGCCGGCTGGAGCCCGCCGTCTACAACCGCATTGCCGGCACGCTCTCGATCAGCGGGCTGCACGACTTGCGTCCGCTGCTCAAGACCAAGATGAACGAGACGCTGCGCATGACCATGGAGGAGGCGACGCTCGAAAGCGCGGCGCTGCATCTGCCGCGCGGGCATTCGCCTGTGACCGCCTGGGTCGGCGGCGGCGAGCGGCCCGAATTCATCCGCCAGTCCGATCTACTGGCCAATGTCTGGACCGGCTTCGACGTGCCGACGCGCCTCGTCGTCGAGCCGGCGCTGAACCATTTCACCGTGATCGACGGGCTCAAGGATCCGTCGTCGCAGATTACCGCGCGCCTGATCGGCCTCGACTGA
- the kynA gene encoding tryptophan 2,3-dioxygenase, translating into MTSSDYDPASEGAETDFSRRMSYGDYLALDAILGAQHPLSEAHDEMLFIIQHQTTELWMRLAIHELSAARRAIARDEVQPAMKMLARMSRIFEQLNNAWDVLRTMTPSEYTRFRSQLGQSSGFQSRQYRLIEYLLGNRNHAMLKPHAHDAEVTKLLEAELATPSLYDEVLRLADRNGLTMPAAVLSRDVRETHSFNEGVLQAWRVVYEAPETHWMLYELAEKLVDFEDYFRRWRFNHVTTVERVIGFKRGTGGTGGVSYLKRMLEVELFPELWRVRTIL; encoded by the coding sequence ATGACGTCCAGCGATTACGATCCTGCAAGCGAAGGCGCCGAGACCGACTTCTCCCGGCGCATGTCCTATGGCGATTATCTGGCGCTGGATGCGATCCTCGGCGCGCAGCATCCGCTGTCGGAAGCGCATGACGAGATGCTGTTCATCATCCAGCATCAGACCACGGAGCTGTGGATGCGGCTCGCCATTCACGAGCTCAGCGCCGCGCGCCGTGCCATCGCCAGGGACGAGGTGCAGCCCGCGATGAAGATGCTGGCGCGGATGTCGCGCATCTTCGAGCAGCTCAATAACGCCTGGGACGTGCTGCGCACGATGACGCCGAGCGAATACACGCGCTTCCGCTCGCAGCTCGGCCAGTCCTCGGGCTTCCAGTCGCGGCAGTACCGGCTGATCGAATATCTGCTTGGCAACCGCAACCACGCCATGCTGAAGCCGCACGCGCACGATGCCGAGGTGACGAAGCTACTCGAGGCCGAGCTCGCGACGCCGAGCCTCTATGACGAGGTGCTGCGGCTGGCCGACCGCAACGGACTCACGATGCCGGCCGCGGTACTGTCGCGCGACGTCCGCGAGACCCACAGCTTCAACGAGGGCGTGCTGCAGGCCTGGCGTGTCGTCTATGAAGCGCCGGAGACGCACTGGATGCTGTACGAGCTCGCCGAGAAGCTGGTCGACTTCGAGGACTATTTCCGGCGCTGGCGCTTCAACCACGTGACGACGGTCGAGCGGGTCATCGGCTTCAAGCGCGGCACCGGCGGCACCGGCGGCGTCAGCTATCTCAAGCGCATGCTGGAGGTCGAGCTGTTCCCCGAACTTTGGCGCGTCCGCACCATCCTCTAG
- the kynU gene encoding kynureninase: protein MSMTKSKLRVYDDTRAMFHLPDGVIYLDGNSLGALPLGVAERVSRVITTEWGDELIRAWNTAGWYAQPRHVGDRIARLIGAEAGSVMVGDTLSLKVYQALAAALDMSASRKVVLSDTGNFPTDLYMAEGLIATLGRGHQLRLVAPEEIEAALSEEIAVLYVTEVDYRTGRRHDMAKLTAKAHALGIVTVWDLAHSAGALPVDLAGSGADFAAGCTYKYINAGPGAPAFLYVAPRHADSARAALSGWMGHAKPFAFELAYVAAGGIERMRVGTPPVLAMAALEASLDIWDRVDIAEVRARSLALGDLLIAEVGRRCPSLELVTPRAHERRGSQVSFAFDGGYAAMQALIARGVIGDFRAPDIMRFGITPLYIGESEVMRAAEIIEEVIAGEVWRRPEYQVVNAVT, encoded by the coding sequence ATGTCCATGACCAAGTCGAAGCTTCGCGTCTATGACGACACCAGGGCGATGTTCCATCTGCCTGACGGCGTGATCTATCTCGACGGCAATTCACTCGGCGCGCTGCCGCTGGGCGTTGCCGAGCGCGTCAGCCGCGTCATCACCACCGAGTGGGGCGACGAGCTGATCCGAGCCTGGAACACCGCGGGCTGGTATGCCCAGCCGCGCCATGTCGGCGATCGCATCGCCCGGCTGATCGGCGCGGAAGCCGGCTCCGTGATGGTCGGCGACACGCTGTCGCTGAAGGTCTACCAGGCGCTTGCGGCCGCGCTCGACATGAGCGCATCGCGCAAGGTCGTCCTGTCCGACACCGGCAATTTCCCGACCGACCTTTACATGGCCGAAGGCCTGATCGCGACGCTCGGGCGCGGGCATCAATTGCGACTGGTCGCGCCGGAGGAGATCGAGGCTGCGTTGTCGGAGGAGATCGCGGTCCTCTACGTCACCGAGGTCGATTACCGCACCGGCCGCCGGCACGACATGGCGAAGCTGACGGCGAAAGCCCATGCGCTCGGCATCGTCACGGTCTGGGATCTCGCCCATTCGGCCGGCGCACTGCCGGTCGATCTTGCAGGGTCAGGTGCCGATTTCGCCGCGGGGTGCACCTACAAATACATCAACGCCGGCCCCGGCGCGCCAGCCTTCCTTTACGTCGCGCCGCGCCACGCCGACAGTGCGCGCGCCGCGCTGTCGGGCTGGATGGGCCACGCGAAGCCGTTCGCGTTTGAACTCGCCTATGTCGCCGCCGGCGGCATCGAGCGCATGCGCGTCGGCACCCCGCCGGTGCTGGCGATGGCGGCGCTGGAGGCTTCGCTCGACATATGGGACCGCGTCGATATCGCCGAGGTCCGCGCGCGCTCGCTGGCACTCGGCGATCTCCTGATCGCGGAAGTCGGGCGCCGCTGTCCGTCCCTAGAGCTGGTGACCCCGCGCGCGCATGAGCGCCGCGGCTCGCAAGTTTCCTTCGCCTTCGATGGCGGCTACGCCGCCATGCAGGCCCTGATCGCCCGCGGCGTCATCGGCGATTTCCGCGCTCCCGACATCATGCGCTTCGGCATCACGCCGCTGTATATCGGCGAGAGCGAAGTGATGAGGGCGGCTGAGATCATCGAGGAGGTGATCGCAGGCGAGGTATGGCGCCGGCCGGAATATCAGGTCGTGAACGCGGTGACGTGA
- a CDS encoding cobalamin-binding protein, which produces MRHFPPRRIVCLTEETVETLYLLGEQDRIVGVSGYAVRPPQVRREKPRVSAFVSADIPKVLALEPDLVLAFSDLQAGIVADLVRAGLDIHVFNQRDVAGIMAMIRTLGALVGAAKRAQELAQGFELRLAAIAATPRPSPQPKVYFEEWDDPLISGIGWVSELIEIAGGADVFPELRHRQAAKDRIVSADDVRQAAPDVILASWCGKKVVPARIRAREGWDEIPAVRDNRIVEIKSPIILQPGPAALTDGLDAIVQALWGERS; this is translated from the coding sequence ATGCGTCACTTCCCTCCCCGCCGCATCGTCTGCCTGACCGAAGAGACGGTCGAAACGCTCTATCTGCTCGGCGAGCAGGACCGCATCGTCGGCGTCTCCGGCTACGCCGTGCGCCCGCCGCAAGTGCGGCGCGAGAAGCCGCGGGTATCGGCCTTCGTGTCGGCGGACATCCCGAAGGTTCTGGCGCTGGAACCGGATCTCGTGCTCGCCTTCTCCGATCTCCAGGCCGGCATCGTCGCCGATCTCGTGCGCGCCGGCCTCGACATCCACGTCTTCAACCAGCGCGACGTTGCGGGAATCATGGCGATGATCCGGACGCTGGGCGCGCTGGTCGGCGCCGCCAAGCGCGCCCAGGAACTCGCCCAAGGATTCGAGCTACGTCTCGCCGCGATCGCCGCAACGCCCCGTCCCTCGCCGCAGCCAAAGGTCTATTTCGAGGAGTGGGACGACCCGTTGATATCAGGCATCGGCTGGGTGTCCGAGCTGATCGAGATCGCCGGCGGCGCGGACGTGTTTCCGGAGCTACGGCATCGGCAGGCGGCCAAGGATCGGATCGTCTCGGCGGACGACGTGCGTCAGGCCGCCCCCGACGTGATCCTCGCATCATGGTGCGGCAAGAAGGTTGTGCCTGCCCGCATCCGCGCGCGCGAGGGGTGGGATGAAATTCCGGCCGTGCGGGACAACCGCATCGTCGAGATTAAGTCACCGATCATTCTCCAGCCGGGGCCGGCCGCGCTCACCGACGGGCTCGATGCGATCGTGCAGGCGCTGTGGGGCGAGCGCTCCTGA
- a CDS encoding PaaI family thioesterase, with the protein MTPLEKLKAMKMPFAELKGVEFVEAEKDRVVARMTVRPDLCTLHHTIHGGAVMALADSVGAAATVINLPEDAKGTTTLESKTNFIGGAKEGTTLIATATPVHRGRRTQVWTTRLETEDGKLVAVVTQTQLVLV; encoded by the coding sequence ATGACGCCGCTCGAGAAACTTAAAGCGATGAAGATGCCGTTCGCCGAGCTCAAGGGCGTCGAATTCGTCGAGGCCGAGAAGGACCGCGTGGTGGCGCGGATGACCGTCCGCCCCGATCTCTGCACCCTCCACCACACCATCCACGGCGGTGCGGTGATGGCGCTGGCCGATTCCGTCGGCGCGGCGGCGACCGTCATCAACCTGCCCGAGGACGCCAAGGGGACGACCACGCTGGAGAGCAAGACCAATTTCATCGGGGGCGCCAAGGAGGGAACCACGCTCATCGCCACCGCCACCCCCGTCCACCGGGGCCGGCGGACCCAGGTCTGGACCACCCGTTTGGAAACCGAGGACGGCAAGCTGGTCGCGGTGGTGACCCAGACGCAGCTGGTCCTCGTATAA
- a CDS encoding GNAT family N-acetyltransferase: MVLEETLRTAPGYVRTLIQQEELPLLRDHLLRLDAESRHDRFNGFLDDSFIERYAARCAEDGTVIVAYIVDGVVRGAAELHPPEHDSLPEVAFSVEASARRQGVGTVLFRRLIAEARWRGYKRLRITTGAENHAMRALARKFGAHLAFHHGESTGTIDLAKTPEAELADLAAAPFTAGRALLSFNSTCWKIISSMYGNRAA, translated from the coding sequence GTGGTACTTGAAGAGACGCTCCGCACCGCCCCAGGCTATGTGCGGACCCTGATCCAGCAGGAAGAATTGCCGCTGCTGCGCGACCATCTGCTGAGGCTCGATGCCGAAAGCCGGCATGATCGTTTCAACGGTTTTCTCGACGACAGCTTCATCGAGCGTTACGCCGCCCGCTGTGCCGAAGACGGCACCGTGATCGTCGCCTATATCGTCGACGGCGTGGTCCGCGGTGCGGCCGAGCTGCATCCGCCGGAGCACGATTCGCTGCCCGAAGTCGCCTTCAGCGTGGAGGCCTCCGCACGCCGCCAGGGCGTCGGCACCGTGCTGTTCCGCCGCCTGATCGCGGAAGCGCGCTGGAGAGGCTACAAGCGCCTGCGCATCACCACCGGCGCGGAGAATCACGCGATGCGGGCGCTCGCCAGGAAGTTCGGCGCCCATCTCGCCTTCCACCATGGCGAATCGACCGGCACGATCGATCTCGCCAAGACGCCGGAAGCCGAGCTGGCCGACCTCGCGGCCGCGCCGTTCACGGCCGGGCGCGCGCTTCTCAGCTTCAACTCGACCTGCTGGAAGATCATCTCCAGCATGTACGGCAATCGCGCCGCCTGA